AACCCGTCGAGCGTGCCGCGCGTGAAGGCCCGGCCGTGGGTGTTGGCGCCGGCGTTGTAGACCAGGAGCCCGACCTCGACGTCCGCGGTCGCGGCGGTGATCTCGCCGATCGCGCCGGGCGCGGTCAGGTCGGTGGCGACCGTGCGCACCTCCACCCCGAGCTCGCGGAGCCGTGCAGCGGTCGACTCCAGCGGCCCGGGCGTGCGGGCGACGAGGACGAGGTTGACGCCCGAACCCGCCAACTCTCGGGCGAATTCAGCGCCGACGCCCTCCGAGCCGCCGGCGATGACGGCCCAGGGGCCGTACGGGGACAGGTCAGTCATGGAGTGCCTCCGGGTTGGTCCTCAGGGGTTCGTCGGACTGCACCTCGAGCTCGCCCCGCACAGCAGCCTCGCGGACCGAGGCCCGCAACGCCGAGCAACCCGGGAAGGCGTTGCGGTTGGGGCGCTCGGACCGGGCTGTCGTCGTACGACGCTCGACGCACCGCTCCAGCGCGGCCGCGGTCCACTGCAGGGTCGACTGGTCCCAGCTGCTCTTGCGGGCGAGGACCTCCGCACCGCACGTCAGGCAGGAGACCGGCTGCATCGGTGCGGTCTCGAGGCGCACGTCCTGCCGCGGGCTCATGACTGCCGTGCGGAGCGGGCGGCCAGGTTCTGCTCGACCTCGGACCGCCACGCCTCGTTCGGCCGCGTGGTGTCGATCTCGAACTCGAAGCGGTCGGTCATCTCCGGCGTCACGTCGGCGGCGTCGACGTAGAACTGCTGGTACCACCGCCGCAGCTGGTAGACCGGCCCGTCCTCCTCGCACAGCAGCGGGTTGTCGATGCGCGCCTTGTTCTTCCAGATCGCGACGTCCTGCTCGAAGCCGTACTTGATGAAGGCCCCCGTCTTCGCGGCCATCAGGTCGGCCTCCTCGTCGGAGATGCCCTCCTTCTTCTCCACGATGATCCCGTACTGCAGCACGAAGGAGTTCTCGTCGATCGGGTAGTGGCAGTTGATCAGGATCGTGTCCACGTCGAGGTCCTCGTAGTGGTAGGTCACCTCGTCGATCATGAAGCTGGGCCCGTGGTACGCCGCCACGCTCGTCGTGCCGAGCACGGCCGGGCTGCTCTTCGAGGGCCGGGCCGGACGGACGTCCTCGCGGCCGGCGCCGTTCATGTACTGGTAGGC
Above is a genomic segment from Nocardioides aromaticivorans containing:
- a CDS encoding ferredoxin, encoding MSPRQDVRLETAPMQPVSCLTCGAEVLARKSSWDQSTLQWTAAALERCVERRTTTARSERPNRNAFPGCSALRASVREAAVRGELEVQSDEPLRTNPEALHD